The Sphingobacteriales bacterium genomic sequence GCTATGGCTTGGCATGCTGTGGGCATAGGTGCGCCTTATATTTGTTTTGGTGCGGTAAAAGGGCAGTTTAATATATGCAATAACCAGTTAAACTACCCTTATGTTTATGAAGCGTTTGATTTGGAGGGCAGCCAATTTACATGGTCGTTTATACCTGCCACATGGACATATAGTTTATCGAGCACAAACGGGTTTACCAATAATATTCTAACTGTTACAAGTTTTGGCAGTTTACCACTTGGGTATAGTTCGCAAACAATTGTAGTTTATAGCAGTGCTTCAAATATTACGACGAGTTATATATTTGAGTTTGACGATTGTGGCGGTATTGTATTTGGAGGCAACAACAACAATAGCTGGTCGGTTGGTTTAGAAAACTGCTTGCAAAACAGCAATAAAACAGCAATGCCACCAACTATTGAAGCTCTATACAATTGGCAGTTGGTAAATACCCTTGTAAACGACTGTTTAATAGTTGAGGTATTAGATAATACACCGTTACAAAGCCTTACAATTTATAATAGTTTGGGGCAAAAGGTGGCAACACCAAATATTACGACAGGGATAAACCATATAACCACTAACACCCTGCCTGCGGGGGCTTATTATGTGCAAAGCGGCAACCATATTGTTAAATTTGTTAAACCATAATAGCCATGAAAAAAATAGTAACAATAGCAGCACTATGGTTATGGTACTTAATAAATAGTTACGCCCAGCACCCCAAAAACCAAATAGAAATTGGTTATCCCGGCATTTATTTTTTCGATAATCTGCCCATGAGATTTAATAAAACAAATTTTGCAAATTGGTATAGTGCTGATAACTTTAACTATAATTATACGCGGTATTTTAATAAAAACAAAAGTGGCATACAAATAGGGTTTTATAATTTTTATGTTGGTGATTATATGAAATTGTTTAAAACTGAACCACCTCTTACCTGTATAGGACGAGCTTTCACCGCTATTCACCTAAACTATAAACACCGGGTATTCAACAAAAAATACGCCCATATACACCTAAAAGCAGGGGGTGTTTACCGTTATAACGGGTATGAAATGTACACAAATGGACCGGACGCCGTAGCTAAGGATTATTTAATTAATAGTAATCATTTTAGTTCTCAGTTTGGTCTAAATACAGGTATAGAACCGCAGTTGCGGTTTTTTAATCGTTTAACCTTAGGTTTAGATATTAGCTATCAATATTACTTTTTTAAACTAAGTCCTAAAGAGCAAAAACAAGAACACCCTACTACCCCTCATAGCAATTTTTGTTTTGGGGGTAAAATAGGGGTATTGTTTTAGGGTTTGTTTACTTATATATTAGCTATACAATGCGGTATAAGCTACCGTTTAGACCGCATTTTTTATTATGTTTACAATATTTATAAATCAATTAAACATTATGTATTATTTTATTAATGTAAGCCATATAACCACTAACACCCTGCCTGCGGGGGTTTATTTTGTGCAAAGCGGCAACCATATTGTTAAATTTGTTAAACCGTAATAGCCATGAAAAAAATAGTAATAATGACAGCACTATGGTTATGGTGCTTAATAAATAGTTATGCCCAGCACCCCAAAAACCAAATAGAAATTGGTTACACGGGTATTTACTTCTTCGATAATAAGCCATTAAGCTTTGACATACCAAATTTTGTAAACTGGCATAGTGCTGACGACTTTAATTATTTTTATACCCGGTATTTTAATAAAAACAAAAGCGGGATACAAATAGGGTATTTTCGTTATTTTATTGGTTATAAGCAGCCCAAAATAGAAATTCCCCTGTCCATTATTAAACGCGGCGCAAGTGCCATTCACCTAAACTATAAACACCGGGTATTCAACAAAAAATATGCCCATATACACCTAAAAGCAGGGGGCGTTTACCGTTATAAGGGACATGAAGCCTATACTAATGCCGAAGATGTGGTAGTCAAAGATGTGTATAGTAATTTTAACGCAATTAAATCACAGTTTGGCATAAATACAGGCATAGAGCCGCAGCTACGGTTTTTTAATCGCTTAACTTTAGGTTTAGATATTAGCTATCAATATTACTTTTTTAAACTCAGCCCCAAAGAGCAAAAACAAAAATACCCTACTACCCCTCATAGCAATTTTTGTTTTGGGGGTAAAATAGGGGTATTGTTTTAGGGTTTGTTTACTTATATATTAGCTATACAATGCGGTATAAGCTACCGTTTATACCGCATTTTTTATTATGTTTACAATATTTAACGTGAGTTCGGAGATTTACTTAGTAAATTTTAGCAAGATCTACTTGAGGTTTATTGGGGTAAAACTGATAGGCTACCAAGCTAGCGACTATATGGACAAAAGCATTCTGTGGTTTTCTGTGTCTGGTATGTTCTAAGTCAAAAACCGAGGTCAAAATATCATTAATGGCTTCAATCATAGGTCTTTTTTTTCAATAAGAGCCTTTCTTCTAAAGACATTAGTCTGTTTTTCATATTCTTTTGACCTTGGTAATTATTTTTAGTCCTTTTTCAAAAAAGTTGTTCCATAAGGTAGTCAAATAGCCTTTATCGCCAAACAATGTGCCTGATATTTTCTCTAATAGCTTGTTTAAGAGGTCTTTACTATTGTCTGCCACCTGTCCTGTAGTCAAAGCAAAGTCCACGATTTGTCCTTTGTGATTGACTATCAGGTGGAGCTTAAAGCCGAAAAACCACCCCATAGAAGATTTTCCTTTCGAGGCGGTTTGAGCAAAAACTTTATGTTGCTTGGCTCGCAGCATGTCACAAACAGGTAGCGCTTTGGCATCTATGTAATAAATTCCTGTTTTTTCTGCTTGCTGGCAGGTTAATTTGGCTAAAATCGCCATAGGAAGAGCAACCCGTTCTATTAACTCTATAAAATAGTTGTAGGATGGGGCAGTAGGAAAATAGGTCTTTAAGTCATTCAAAACCAATGCTTTATAGTAATATTCAAAACATTTATAGCCCGAATAGTGGTAGAAAATCAGAATCGTAAGTATCTCACTTTCCGAAATTTTGGGCACACTACGAGGCCGTGGCATTGTTTTACCTTCGCTAAGCCAATGCTGAGCAACCCATTGTTGCATCAGCAAACAGGCATTATCTACAAAAAAAATAATTCAAATAACATGGACACATCAAATTTTGTATCTTTGGACTTCATAAAACAGGGGGTAGTATTTGTTTGCAGTTTTGGACACTACAAAGATAACTATGCTCCTGTTTTTATTCCTATCAACTATACTAATCCCCCTATTTTTTATAGCTTAGCTCCGAATTCACGTAATATTTATAAATCAATCAAACATTATGTATTATTTTATTAATGTAAGCCATATAACCACCAACACCCACCTGCGGGGGTTTATTTTGTGCAAAGCGGCAACCATATTGTTAAATTTGTTAAACCGTAATAGCCATGAAAAAAATAGTAATAATAACAGCACTATGGTTATGGTGCTTAATAAATAGTTACGCCCAGCACCCCAAAAACCAAATAGAAATTGGTTACACGGGCATTTATTTTTTCGATAATAAACCATTGAGGTATGACATCCCAAATTTTGTAAACTGGCATAGTGCTGATGACTTTAATTATTTTTATACCCGGTATTTTAATAAAAACAAAAGTGGCATACAAATAGGGTATTTTCGTTATTTTATTGGTTATAAGCAGCCCAAAATAGAAATTCCCCTGTCCATTATTAAACGCGGCGCAAGTGCCATTCACCTAAACTACAAACACCGGGTATTCAACAAAAAATACGCCCATATACACCTAAAAGCAGGGGGCGTTTACCGTTATAATGGGCATGAAATGTACACCAACGCCGAAGATGTTGTAGTTAAAGATGTGTTATCAAACAGCAATGGTTTTAAATCGCAGTTTGGCATAAATACGGGCATAGAGCCACAGTTGCGGTTTTTTAATCGTTTAACCTTAGGTTTGGATATTAGTTATCAATATTACTTTTTTAAACTCAGCCCTAAAGAGCAAAAACAAAAATACCCTACTACCCCACATAGCAATTTTTGTTTTGGGGGTAAAATAGGGGTATTGTTTTAATAACGCTTTAAGGCATTACTCAAATAGAAAAGGCAATATTTCCTTGTTGCGGTAACCCGCCCCATAGTAACAGATACCCCCTGCAAAGAAGAATAGACCTCTTTCGTAATTCATATTGGTTATAAGCTATTTTGTATTTACCCAAAGAATTGCGAACTTTGAGCATGAAATGGCAAGATATAGAAAATAGTTCACCGAGCGAATTTAAGCGTTTAGTAGGTGTCGGTAAAGATTTGTTTAAGGAAATGACTGATGAGGCGCTACGCTTAGCTCCCCAGTCTACTCATAAAGTTACAGGGGCTAAACGCGGTCCGAAGCCAAAATTGAGTATGGAAAATCAAGTATTAATGCTCTTGATGTACTATAGAGAGTACCGAACCTATTTACACATTGCCAAGACATTTGGAGTTAGCGAAGCGCAGTGTTGGCGTATTATTACCGGCCTAGAAAAGACCTTACTTAAAAGTGGGTTGTTTCATCTGAAAGGCAAAAAACGCTTGCTAAGCGAAGATAGCTTTGAGGTTGTCTTGATAGATGTAGCAGAAAGCCCTATTGAGCGACCAAAAAAAAGCAAAGAAAATATTATTCAGGGAAAAAGAAAAGGCATACCATAAAAAGTCAAGTGGTGGTAGATAAGACTACTAAAGAAATCATATCCGTAATTCAGGGCAATGGCAAAAAACACGACTATCGGTTATTCAACCCGGATTCCGCAATAGAAAAAAAGTATTAATTTTGTTGCTAAATTTCTAATGCGTAGCGTTAGAAAAAGTAAGCGTATGAAATTCGATATATCCTTTACCAACAAAGAGATTACGCCTTGGGGTGGCATGGTATTTTTGCGGCAAATGTTGTCAAAAATTGGCTTTGGCGAGCAAGTTTCAAGTTGTAGTGCTTTACCGACCCAGAATTCAAATCGGGGTCATAGTTTAGGGGTGCTGATAGAGGCATTTATAACAAGTATATGGTGCGGAGCCAACCGCTTTATGCACACCGAACTTACCCGCAATGATAAAACACTGGCAAGAATATTCAACTGGAGAACAGTTCCGGGGCAAGATGCCTATAAGCGGTATTTTGGCAAATTTACCCAATCAACCAATCAAAAAGTTGGGAGACATTTTTTTAGTTGGTTTTTCAAGCACTTGAATATTGACTATTTTACCTTAGATATTGATTCTACGATTATGACCCGTTATGGCAAACAGGAAGGTGCAAAAAAAGGCTATAATCCGAAGAAAAAAGACAGGTTAAGCCACCACCCAATTATTGCCTTTGTAAACGAGGTAAAAATGGTAGCCAATTTTTGGCTACGGAGCGGCGACAGTAGTTCGGCGAATAATTTTGTAGGTTTTTTGGCTGAAACATTATCTAATTTTGGAGATAAAACCGTAGGACTAATACGTTTAGACAGTGGGTTCTGTCAAAAAGAAGTACTAGATTATTTAGAACAAAACACCTTAGATTACATCGTTGCCGCCAAGTTTACCCACCCAATACAACACCTCATAGACAGCCACCAGGCGTGGGTTTCGGTAGATGACGGCATAGAAATATGCAGCAAAACCTACAAAGCTTGTAACTGGGAACAGGAAAGAAGAATAGTCATTGTGAGGCAAAAAATTCAGCAAAGACCTAATGCACCCGGAAAAATACTTTCGCTGTTTCCCGAAAACGAACTGCATAGAAGCTACCGATATTCAGCCTATTTTACCAATTTAAAACATAGTGCCACCGACATTTGGAGAAGCTATAGAGCCAGAGGCGATGCCGAGAACCGAATAAAAGAACTCAAGAACGATTTTGGAGCAGAAAGTTTTAATTTAAAAGGTTTTTTTGCAACAGAAGCAGCACTAATCTTTGTGATGATTGCTTATAATCTCATGTCCCTGTTCCGCTTCTTTGTGTTACAAGAAAAAACCCAAAAAACATTATCCACGCTCAGATACAGAGTCTTTGCTATTGGTGCTTATTTTGAAAAAGTAAACGGAATTTTAAAACTCAAAATAGCACTCACCAAAAAACGCCGAAAATGGTTCGCCGCTCTTTGGGATTACCCCATCGACTTTAACCCCAAAAATCCTATCGCGTAATTTGGGTTCAAAGAGAGTAGAACCTACATTCATAACACAATAAAAGTTCAAGCTGATACAGGCTATAAAGGATTGGATAAGCGTCATAAAAACACAGAAATTCCTAAAAAACGCTCTAAGAAAAACCCTTTGACAAAAGAGGATAAAAAAGAAAATCGCAAAATATCAGCCAGTAGAGTTCTTGTAGAAAATGTGATTAGATGTTTGAAAATATTTAGAATCCTATCTGAAAAATATAGAAACAGGCGAAAAAGATATGGATTAAGACTAAATCTAATCGCAGCTTTATATAATTTTCAATTATGAAAGAAGTCTAATATTTTTTTTGCAAGGGATTTTTTTCTTTTCCATCCGGAAAGAAGCGGTAATGTGGTAGGTGTAAATCCTGCCCATCATTTAATCCTAAAAATCATGGTTCAAGACAATCAAGTGGTTTACCCTTGCCAATCCTTTAAGCAAAAAAATTATCAGGCAGTTAATTTTAGTACGCAGTAGCGTCTTGATTTAAGGTAAAGAAAGCCATTTTCCGGAGGCAATTATTTGCCCATTTTTGGCTGTTATCAGGTACAATGCTCCGGGCGACAATACATCTTGTGTTTGTATTTGCCATTGCTTATTGCCTATGTATTGCGCTGGTAAATGCCAGGTTTTACCGTTAGTTGCATGGGCAGTAAATATAAATTCCATGTTTTGCGCTTTATTATTATTCATTTGCCAATTTTGGAATATTTTGTCGGGCAATACAAGCTGAATTGTAAGGATTGACGTTTTATTGTTGCTGCCCGGATTAGGCAAAAACTGTAATTGGCCAAATTTGTTTGGTGTTATAGCGGTAGTGGGCAACAAAGAGGGCGGTGCATTTAAGGCAAGGTCTTGGGTAAACAGCGCCAAGCCTCCGCGTTGGTTTCCTACTGCTAAACTATACAATTCATTATTGCGCAGTTTAGCGGCACTAAGGCCCCCACGCCCTCCCTCATAAATTTTGGCAAAACTGCTATCAAGCAAAGTAAACACCGAATCTGTTAGGTTTGTATAACAAAAAACACGACCGTTATCGGCATTTACCAACAAAACGGGACTATTAGCAGTAGTATCGGGGTAAAAAATTAAAGGTGAACTATACCCGCCTGCGCCTGTTAAATTAACATTTACTTTGCCCCAAAAATTGTCAATAAGGGTAAAACTTAGTGTATCGCTGGGTTGGGTAATGTTTTGGTAATAGCGCAATTTGCCTTCGCTGCTTCCTACAATTAAATCGGGCAGGCCATCGGCATTTACATCGTAAAGGGTGGGCGAGGCCGCGCTTAATTGGGGCGGCAAGGGCGGAATTTTTGCCTTAGTGGGTGTAAGTTGCATTTTTTCTCCGGATGGCGCCGTGTTTTTAAAATAGTGCAAATTACCCAACTCGGTGCCAATAATCAGGTCGGCATCGTTGTCGCCATCTAAATCGGCAAAACTTGGGTAAATACCTCTAAAGCCCAAACCTGCTAAATTGGCAAAATTGCGTGTAACTAAGGTAAACTCCGGATGCGTTTTTGTGCCAGTATTCTCGTACAAAGCCAAGGACGGTTTATGAATATTTTCTATAGAGTCAAAAACGCCATAATTGCCAACAAATAAATCGGGCAACGAGTCGTTGTTGTAGTCTTGAAAAGCGGGGTAGGCGCGAACCCCAACATCGAGCATATTACCCGCTAAAAAATGTTTGCTTACAAAGGTATAGCGGTCGGTATCGCTGGGGGTGGGGGCAATATTTTTGTAGAGCCAAACTTGGTCGAAGCTGGTGCTGTAAAAATCAGTTGTCGAGGCAATTAGGTCGTCAAGGCCATCGTTGGTAACATCGGCTTTAAAGGCTGCCGGAAAAATTGGCAAATAAGCACTCGTATCGTAG encodes the following:
- a CDS encoding transposase family protein yields the protein MKWQDIENSSPSEFKRLVGVGKDLFKEMTDEALRLAPQSTHKVTGAKRGPKPKLSMENQVLMLLMYYREYRTYLHIAKTFGVSEAQCWRIITGLEKTLLKSGLFHLKGKKRLLSEDSFEVVLIDVAESPIERPKKSKENIIQGKRKGIP
- a CDS encoding VCBS repeat-containing protein — its product is MGKHTDAYAQYPNFERYNEVPVIENKQALPLAWAGGLNLPVFSGFDANADGFTDLFVFDKANDFPMVFINCGLPDTLCFTYHPELAPFFPEELEGWALMADFNFDKNPDLFTYYIGNIRMYYGGKTLQDGFQLITNKLVYKGKNSILNIPSTVLDLPAFVDVANDGDLDIISFDFAGAYASYYENRAQELTGTSADTLFFNRITRCWGGFKESDTSSTIILETGCAELWEGDEDEGKTRHAGSTILAYDPDKDGDQDLILGDVSSSRLVRLFNTGDTAKAWVTAQDAFFPSYDTSAYLPIFPAAFKADVTNDGLDDLIASTTDFYSTSFDQVWLYKNIAPTPSDTDRYTFVSKHFLAGNMLDVGVRAYPAFQDYNNDSLPDLFVGNYGVFDSIENIHKPSLALYENTGTKTHPEFTLVTRNFANLAGLGFRGIYPSFADLDGDNDADLIIGTELGNLHYFKNTAPSGEKMQLTPTKAKIPPLPPQLSAASPTLYDVNADGLPDLIVGSSEGKLRYYQNITQPSDTLSFTLIDNFWGKVNVNLTGAGGYSSPLIFYPDTTANSPVLLVNADNGRVFCYTNLTDSVFTLLDSSFAKIYEGGRGGLSAAKLRNNELYSLAVGNQRGGLALFTQDLALNAPPSLLPTTAITPNKFGQLQFLPNPGSNNKTSILTIQLVLPDKIFQNWQMNNNKAQNMEFIFTAHATNGKTWHLPAQYIGNKQWQIQTQDVLSPGALYLITAKNGQIIASGKWLSLP
- a CDS encoding transposase codes for the protein MDKRHKNTEIPKKRSKKNPLTKEDKKENRKISASRVLVENVIRCLKIFRILSEKYRNRRKRYGLRLNLIAALYNFQL
- a CDS encoding IS1380 family transposase: MKFDISFTNKEITPWGGMVFLRQMLSKIGFGEQVSSCSALPTQNSNRGHSLGVLIEAFITSIWCGANRFMHTELTRNDKTLARIFNWRTVPGQDAYKRYFGKFTQSTNQKVGRHFFSWFFKHLNIDYFTLDIDSTIMTRYGKQEGAKKGYNPKKKDRLSHHPIIAFVNEVKMVANFWLRSGDSSSANNFVGFLAETLSNFGDKTVGLIRLDSGFCQKEVLDYLEQNTLDYIVAAKFTHPIQHLIDSHQAWVSVDDGIEICSKTYKACNWEQERRIVIVRQKIQQRPNAPGKILSLFPENELHRSYRYSAYFTNLKHSATDIWRSYRARGDAENRIKELKNDFGAESFNLKGFFATEAALIFVMIAYNLMSLFRFFVLQEKTQKTLSTLRYRVFAIGAYFEKVNGILKLKIALTKKRRKWFAALWDYPIDFNPKNPIA
- a CDS encoding IS982 family transposase, translated to MQQWVAQHWLSEGKTMPRPRSVPKISESEILTILIFYHYSGYKCFEYYYKALVLNDLKTYFPTAPSYNYFIELIERVALPMAILAKLTCQQAEKTGIYYIDAKALPVCDMLRAKQHKVFAQTASKGKSSMGWFFGFKLHLIVNHKGQIVDFALTTGQVADNSKDLLNKLLEKISGTLFGDKGYLTTLWNNFFEKGLKIITKVKRI